From the Streptomonospora nanhaiensis genome, the window CGCCTACATCGCGCGCGCCCTCAGCGAGGGCGCCGGCGGCTTCCTGCTCAAGGCGGGCGACCCCCGCGAGCTGGTGGCGGGGGTGCGCGCCGTGGCCGACGGCGCCGCCTACCTGTCGCCGCGCGTGGCCCGCCACGTCATCGACGAGCTGAGCGGGGGCCGCATGAGCCGGGAGGCCGAGGCGCGCGCCCGGGTGGCCGAGCTGACGGCCCGCGAACGCGACGTCCTGGCGCTGGTGGGCGCGGGCCTGTCCAACGCGGAGATCGCCGCCCGCCTCTACCTGGTCGAGGGCACGGTCAAGAGCTACGTCAGCGCCATCCTCGGCCGCCTGGACCTGCGCAACCGCGTCCAGGCCGCCATCCTCGCCCACGAGGCGGGCCTGGTCGGCGGCGACGCCTGAGCGCGGCGCCGGGGCGGCGCCGCGCCGCCGCGGACCGGGGCCCGCACGCCGACGGCGGCGCCCTCGCCGAGGGCGCCGCCGGGGGAGGAGGCGGGGGTCAGGCGTCGCGGGTGCGCAGGAGGGCGTAGCCGGCGGCCAGGGCCAGCGCGGCCCAGGCGCCCAGCAGGGCGGCGCCCGCCGCCCACCCGTAGGGGTCGGTGATACCGGTCATCAGCGGGAGCCCGGCGTCGGCGGGCAGGTAGCTCGCGACCTCCTCGACCGTCTCGTTGCCCAGCATGCTGGCGAACATCGGCACGCCGATCAGGACGCCCACGGCGGCGGTGATGGTGCCGGCCGTGCTCCGCAGGGCCGTGCCCAGGCCCAGCGCGAACAGCGACACCGCTGTGAGGTAGCCGGCGGTGCCCAGCACGGCGTGGGCCACGTGGTCGGCCTCGAAGATCATCGCGTCGCCGAACACCGCCGTCGAGACCCCGATCGAGACGCCGCCCAGCGCGCAGCCGACCGGGAACACGACCGTGGCCAGGACCAGGGCCTTGGCGGCGAGCACCCGCCCCCGCACCGGGACGGCGGTCAGGGTGGTGCGCATCGCCCCGGTGGCGTACTCGCCGGTGACGATCAGCGAGGCCACGGCCACCAGCGCGAACTGCGAGAGCATGACGACGGTGGGCAGCATGCCGTGCGCCGTCATGTTCTGGACCTGGTCGCCGGCCTCCAGCGCGGTGGCGCCCAGGGCGCTGGGCCCGGCGGTCAGCAGCACCGCCATCGCCAGGCAGGTCCAGGTGGAGCGCAGGCCCCACAGCTTGGTCCACTCCGCCGCGACGGCCTGGGCGAACCCGCTGCCGCCCCGCCGGCCCGCCGGGGCGGGGGTTCCTTCGGCGCCGGCCACCGGTGCGGCCGCGTTCGTCGTCGCCATCGTCCTCACACTCCCGCCTTCTCGCCGCGGCCGGCGGCCGCGGGCGTCGGCGCCGCGTACTCCACGGCGGACGCGGTCAGCTCCATGTAGGCCTCCTCCAGGGAGGCCGCGCGCGGGCTCAGCTCGTGCAGACACACCCCGGCCTCGTGCGCCGCCGCGCCGACGCGCTCCAGCGTGCCGCCGGTGACCAGCAGCTCCTCGCCGCCCGGCCGCTCGACCCGCATGCCCGCGGCCAGCAGGCGGCGCTCCAGCTCCGCGGGCTGGGGCGTGCGCACCCGCACGGCCGTCAGCGAGCTGCGCTCGATCACCTCGGCGACGGGCGCGTCGGCGATCAGCCGGCCCCGGCCGATGACCACGAGCTGGTCGGCGGTGGCCTGCATCTCGCTCATCAGGTGGCTGGAGACGAACACCGTGCGGCCCTCGGCGGCCAGCGACCGCATCAGGTCGCGGATCCAGCGGACGCCGTCGGGGTCGAGCCCGTTCACCGGCTCGTCGAACATCAGGACCGCCGGATCGCCCAGCAGCGCCCCGGCGATCCCCAGCCGCTGGCCCATGCCCAGCGAGAACTTGCCGGAGCGGCGGTCGGCGACCCCGGTGAGCCCGACCGTCTCCAGCACCTCGTCCACGCGCCGCACCGGGATGCCGTTGCTGCGCGCCATCGCCCGCAGGTGGTTGCGCGGGGTGAGGCCGGGGTGCACGGCCTTGGCGTCCAGCAGGGCGCCGACCCGGCGCAGCGGGTGGCGCAGCTCGGCGTAGGGCCGGCCGTCGATCAGGGCCTGCCCGGCCGAGGGCCGGTCCAGGCCCAGGACCATCCGCATGGTGGTCGACTTCCCCGCCCCGTTGGGGCCGAGGAATCCGGTCACCCGGCCCGGCGCGATCTCCACGGTGAGGCCGTCGACCACCGTCCTGTCCCCGTAGCGCTTGGTGAGGTTTCGCAGGCTTATCACGCGCTCTCCCGTTCGTCGTCGCTGTTCACGGCACTGACGCTACGGACGTGCGGCGGGCGGGCGCAGTGCGCGAACGGCAGCGGCCGGCCCCCACTTTCGGCAGGGGCGGGGCCGCCGCGGGCACCGCCGAAGGGGGTGCGCGCGAGGGCGGGGCGCGGGCGGCGGCGCTCAGGTGCGGCGCGGCGCGGGGGTGACCAGGCCCGTCTCGTAGGCGGCGATGACCAGCTGGGCCCGGTCGCGCGCGGGCACCTTGGCGAGCAGCCGGCCCACGTGCGTCTTGACCGTGGCCAGGCTGAGGTGGAGGTGGTCGGCGATCTCGGTGTTGGACAGGCCGCGCGCGATGAGCACCAGGACCTCCCGCTCGCGCTGGGTCACGCCGTCGAGGCCGCCGGGGCTCCGGGCGGGCTCGGGCCGGCGGACGAACTCGGCGATGAGCCGGCGGGTGACGGCCGGGGACAGCAGCGCGTCGCCGGCGGCCACCACCCGTACGGCCGCCAGCAGGTCGGCGGGCGGGGTGTCCTTGAGCAGGAACCCGCTGGCGCCCGCGCGCAGCGCCGCGTAGACGTAGGAGTCCAGGTCGAAGGTGGTGAGGATGAGGACCCGCGTGCCGGCGGTGGCGGGGGAGGAGCAGATGCGGCGGGTGGCCTCGATGCCGTCCATGCCGGGCATGCGCACGTCCATGAGCACGACGTCGGCCCGCTCGGCCGCCGCCAGCTCCACCGCCGAGGCGCCGTCGCCGGCCTCGCCGACCGCGACCAGGCCGGGCGCGGTGTCGACCAGCATCCGGAAGCTGCCGCGCAGCAGCGCCTGGTCGTCCACGACCAGCACGCGGACGGGGCCGCCAGCGCCTTCGCCGGGCCCGCCCGGCGGCGTACCGGGTCCGCGCGGCGTCACGCGTCGGCCGCCGCTCGCTCCGGGGCGGCGGCGCCCGGCCGCGCCTCGGGCAGGGGGAACTCCGCCGCGACGCGGAATCCGCCCTCGGGGCGGGGCCCGGCGGCGAACGTGCCGCCGTAGACCGCGACCCGCTCCCGCATGCCGATGAGGCCGTGGCCGCCCTCCGCCGCGGCGGGCAGCACCCGCGCGCCCGGGCCGTCGTCGGTGACCTCGACGCGCACCCGGCCCCGCGCCGCCTCCACCCGCACCGCGCACCGCGCGGGCGCGGCGTGCTTGACCACGTTGGTCACCGACTCCTGCACGATGCGGTACACCGCCGCGCCGACCTGCTCCGACAGCGCCTCGGCCCCGCGCACCGCCAGGTCCACCCGCACCCCCGCCATGGCCGCGCGCTCCACCAGGGCGGGCAGCGCGTCGGTACCGGGCAGCGGCGCGAGCGCGGCCGGGGCGGCGCCGGGCGGACCGCCGCCCGCCTCCCCGCTCCGGGGGTCCTCGTCGGCGGCGCGCAGCACGCCCAGCACCTGGCGCATCTCGCCCAGCGCGTCGCGGCTGGTGGCCTCGATGACGCGCAGCGCCGCGCGCGCCTCCTCCGGGCGCGACTCCGCGACGTGGTTGGCGATCCCCGCCTTGACCGCGATGACGCTCATGCTGTGCGCGACCGAGTCGTGCAGTTCGCGGGCGATGCGCAGCCGCTCCTCGGCCACCGCCCGCTCGGCCAGTTCGGCCGCCCAGCGCGCCGCGGCCGTGCGCCGCTCCCGCATCACCCGGGCCAGGGCCCACGTGCCCACCAGCGCCGGAACGCCCAGCAGCAGCACCGAGGGCAGCGGCCCGCAGCAGGCGGGGGTGCCGGTGGCCGTGGCCAGCACGATCACGACCATGCCGGCCGCGCCGACCGTGGGCGTGGGCTCGAAGCGCCGCCGCCGCGCCTTCAGCGCCACCGGGTACAGGGCGAAGGCCACCGCCGCGAAGGGCAGCACCCCGCCGCCCGCGAGAACGGCCGCCGCCGCGCCCGCAGCGACCACCGCCAGGACCGGCACCGGCCACACCCGGCGCAGCGCCAGCGGCGGGCCCACCGCCGCCATCAGCGGCGCGGCCCACCCTGCGGCGCCCAGCGGCGACGGGGCGGCGAGGGCGGCCAGCAGATAGGCCGCGGCGGCCAGCGCGTCGAGGGCGACCAGGTCGCGGCGGCGCGGCTCCCCGGCCCAGGGGCGGCCGTGCGGCGGCGCGGGATGCGGATCGGCGTCGGGCACGCCTCGACGGTAGCGCGCCGGGCGGTGCGGCGCCTCGGTCCCGGGGCCGTCATACCGGGGTATGACCCCGGGGCGCCGATCCGGTCCGGGCTCCGCCGAGGGCACGAAGCACGGATTCGGGCCGCCGGCCGATGCGCCGCCCGCCGCCGGCGCGAAAGCGTGGGCGGCATGATCGAGATACGCCAACTCACCAAGCGCTACGGGCGGACGGTGGCCGTGGACGGCCTGTCCTTCCGGGTCGAGCCGGGCCGCGTGACCGGCTTCCTGGGCCCCAACGGCGCCGGGAAGTCCACGACGATGCGGATGGTGCTGGGCCTGGACGCGCCCACCTCCGGCGCGGCCCTGGTCAACGGCCGCCCCTACCGGAGCATCCGCCGCCCCCTGCGGGAGGTGGGCGCGCTGCTGGACGCGGGCGCGGTCGACGGCGGCCGCAGCGCCGTCAACCACCTGCGCTGGCTGGCGCGCAGCAACGGCATCGACGCACGGCGCGTCCCCGAGGTGCTGGAGCGGGTCGGGCTGTCCGGCGCCGCGCGCACGCGGGTGCGCGCGTTCTCGCTGGGCATGCGCCAGCGGCTGGGCATCGCGGCGGCGCTGCTGGGCGACCCGGCCGTGCTGCTGTTCGACGAGCCGGTCAACGGGCTGGACATGGACGGCGTGCGGTGGATCCGCGTGCTCATGCGGTCGCTGGCCGAGGAGGGCCGGACCGTGCTGCTGTCCAGCCACCTGATGAGCGAGATGTCGCTGATCGCCGACCGCCTGGTGGTCATCGGGCAGGGGCGGCTCATCGCCGACACCACCTTGAGCGAGCTGGAGCGGCGCTTCGACCGGGGAACCGACGTGCGCTCGCCGAGGGCGGCGGAGCTGGCCGAGGCCCTGCGCGGCGCGGGCGCCGAGGTCGCCGCCGCCGAGGGCGGGGCGCTGACCGTGCGCGGCCTGGAGCCGGCCGAGATCGGCGTCATCGCCTCCCGGCGCGGTCTGCCCGTGCACGAGGTGGTGCGGCGCGGCGCGTCGCTGGAGGACGCCTACCTGCACCTGACCGGGGGCAGCGTGGAGTACCGGGCGGCCGCGGCGGGGGTGGAGCGCTGATGGCGGTCCTCGCGGCGGAGTTCGTCAAGCTGCGCAGCGCCCGCTCCACCTTCGTGGTGCTGGGCCTGGTGGCGGTGGTCGCGGCCCTGGGCCTGCTGATGGCGGTCAACGGCGCGAACGCCTGGGACGAGGCGGGCAGCGCGGCGGACCGGCGCCGGTGGGAGGCGGCCGGCGCGATCGAGCAGGTCTTCCTGCTGCCGTTCTGGCAGCTGTGCCTGGCCGTGCTGGGCGCCCTGGCCATCACGCCGGAGTACGGCACCGGCATGATCCGCACGACGCTGGCGGCGGTGCCCCGGCGCGGCGCCGTGCTCGCCGCCAAGGCCGGGGCGGTGGGCGCGCTGACGCTGGCGGCCGGGGCGGCCGCGGTCGCGGGCACGCACTTCGCGGTGCGGTCGGTGCTGGGCGACCGGCCGTTCGACGCCTACACGGCCCCGATGGCCGAGACGCTGCCGCTGCTGGCGGCGCTGGCCGCCTCGGCGGCGGCGGCCGGGCTGGTGGGGCTGGGCGCGGGCGTGCTGCTGCGCTCGACCGCCGGGGCGATCGTCACGGCCGTGGCGCTGGTCTACGCACTGCCGATGGTCGCGCGGTTCCTGCCCGACCCCTGGGCGGAGCGGGTGTCGGCGGTGACACTGACCGGTCTGCCCGCCGAGGTCGCGGGCACCGCGCCCGACCCCGTACTGGAGCCTGCGGCGGCGGGCGCGGTGCTCGCCGCCTACGCGCTGGCCGCGCTGGCCGCCGGCGCGGTCGCGCTGGTGAGGAGGGACGCGTGAACGCGGAACGCGTGCGGCCGGTCGGAGTGCTGGAGCCGCTGGCCGGAGCGGTCGCGGCGGAGTGGGTCAAGGCCCGCACCGCCAGATCCACCCGCGCCGCCCTGCTCGGGGCCGTGGTGGCGGTGGCCGCCGTCGTGCTGGTGGCGGTGGCGGCGGTCAACACCTGGGAGGGGCTGCCGGCCGAGCGCCAGGACGACATGACCGTCGCCCCGCTGGACCGGGTGGTGGTGCTGCCGCTGAGCATCGCCCTGGGCGTGCTGGCGGTGCTGGCCATCACCCGCGAGTACACCACCGGCATGATCCGCGTGACCCTCGCGGCGGTGCCCCACCGGGGCACCGTGCTCGCGGCCAAGGCGCTGGTGGTGGCGGCGGTCACCCTGGCGGCGGGGCTGGCGGGGGTGGCGGCGACGTTCTTCCTGGGCCGGTGGATCGCGGGCGACCGCCCGCTGGGGTTCAACTCCCTGCCGCTGGAGGACGAGCTGCCGGTGGTGCTGGCGCAGGGGGTCTCGGTGATGGTGGTCGCCCTGGCCGTGCTGGGTGTTGCCACGCTACTGCGCTCGACGGCGGTCTCGATCGTGGTCCTGGTGGTGCTGGTCTACCTGGCCCCGATGATCGCGATGAACCTGCCCGCGCCGTGGTCGCACCGCCTGTCGTCGGTGCTGCCGAGCAACCTGCCCTACCAGGTGGTAGGGGGCGTCGACACCGGGCCCGCGTTCGAGGCCGTGCTCTCGCCCTTGGAGGCGGTGGCGCTGATGGCCTGCTACGCGGTCCTGCCCCTGCTGGCCGGAGCCGCGGCCCTGCACCGCCGCGACGCCTGACGCCCAGGGACCCGCGCGGTCCGGCTTCGCGGCGCCGGGCCGCGCCGCCACGCGCCAGGGACGCGGCACGCTGCGGGCGGACCGCGCCGCGGGCCGCGCGCGGCTCACCGCCGCAGCGGCGGCGACGGAGGCGAACCGGCCCCGTCCTCCGCGCCGGGCGGCGGTAGCCTCGGCGCCATGGGTCTGGGCGGGGTGGAACGGCACAGCCGCGACCGGGGCGTCTGGCGGGCACGGGTCGCGGACGCGCTGCTGTGGGCGGCGCTGACCGGCGTGCTCGCGGCGGAGCTGGGCGGCGTCCGCGCGCGGCCCCTGCCCGAGATCGCCGCCATGGCCGCCCTGCTCGCGGCGGCGGTGGGGATCCGCCGGGCGCGGCCCTTCACCGCGCTCGGGCTCGCCGTGGGCGCCGCTGTCGCGCACACCGCCTACCTCGCGCTCACCCCCGCCGACCTCTTCCTGGTCTCCTACCTGCTGCCCGGCGCCGCCCTCGCCTTCCTCGCCGGGCGGCGCTCCGACCGCACCACCCCCGTCGCCGCCCTCACCGCAGGCGCGGCCGCGGTCCTCCTGGCCGCCAAGGCCCTCACCTGGCTGCGGCTCCGAGACCTCCGGGAGACGCTCACCGGCCTCACCGACTGGTTCGGCGCCGTCGGCGTCCTGGTCGGCGCGGTCATCGCGCCGTGGCTGCTGGGCCGGTACTGGCGGCGGCACACCGAGCTGCGCACCGCCGGCTGGGAGATCGCCCACCGCATGGAGCGCGCCCGCGACGTCGACGCCGAGCGCGCCCGGCTGCGCGAACGCGCCCGCATCGCCGGGGAGATGCACGACTCGCTGGGCCACGACCTCGCCCTGATCGCCGTGCGCGCCGCCGCCCTGGAGATGGCCGCCCAGGACGAGGCGGCGCGCGGTGCGGCGGCCGAACTGCGGGTCGCGGCGCACGACGCCAACCTGCGGCTGCGCGACATCATCGGCGTGCTGCGCGAGGACGCCGAGGCGCCCGGCGGCGGACCGGCCGATGAGGACGTCGCCACCCTGGTGGCGCGCGCCGCCGGCGCCGGGCTGCCGGTGCGCCTCATCCGGGAGGGCCCCGACGTCGACCCGGCGACCCCGGCCGGGCGCGCCGTCCACCGGGTGGTGCAGGAGGCGCTGACCAACGCCGCCCGGCACGCGCCGGGCGCGCGGGTGACCGTGCGCGTGGTGCGGGAGGACGGCGCGACGGCGGTGCGGGTGTCCGACACCGGTTCGCCCGCGCCGGGGGCGGCCGCCGGGACCGGCAACGGCTCCGGCCTGGCGGGACTGCGCTCCCTGGTGGCGGGCCTGGGCGGCACCCTGACCGCCGGACCGGCCGACGCGGCGGCCGCGCCGGGGGAGGGGGCCGCGGGCCGGCACGACCACGGCGGAACCGGCGGGGAACCGCGTACCGAAGCGGGCGGCGGCCGGGCGGAGGGGCGGACCGGGGCGGAGCCGGCGGCCGCCGACGGAGCCGGGTTCGTGGTCGCGGCGCGCATCCCCGACACCGCCGAGGCCCCCGGCACCGCCGCGCCCGACGACGCCACCGAGACCGCGCGGCGGCTCCGACTCGTCCGCCGCAGCGCGCGGCGGCGGCTGGCCGCCGCACTCGCGGTGCCGGCGGGCCTGACCGCCTCCGTCGTGGCCGTCGCGTTCCTGGTGCTCTGGTATGTCGGCGTCAACTCGGTGCTGCCGCCCGAGGACTACGCGCGCCTGCGGGTCGGTCAGGAGCAGGCCGCCGTCGAGGCCCGGCTGCCCCGGTTCGACTACGAGCCGGGGCGGATGGTCGATCCGCCGCCCCCGCCGCCGGGCGCGTCGTGCCGCTACTACCTGGTCGAGTGGGCCAACGGCCTGCCCCCGGTGTACCGCCTGTGCTTCGCCGACGGCGTGCTGGCGGCCAAGGACCGCATCGAGCGCACCGACGCCCCGGCGACGGACGCGACCCCGCCCGGCTGACCGCGCCCGGGGAGGGCTCTTTCTTTCCCGGAGCGGACGGTCGTCCCGGGTGGAGGGTGGAGCTCCGCATTCGGCCCGGTGGTGGCCGGAGTCGGTGAACCGGGTCGGGCGGCCCTTCCGGAGGGCTCTGGTGGCGTGGTCGGCCGTCGCCGCTGCTGGGAGGGGGTGAGTGCCGCGTCCGGGCCCGTGGCCGATACGGAACGGGTGAGGCGGGGCGGGGGCCGGGGTGCCCCTCGGCCGCGGTGCGGGCACCGTGGCCCCAGGGCCGCCCCTGCGGCGCTATCGGTCACAAAACCGGCGTAGTCGCAAGTAGACCCGTCTGCGGCGGGTGCGGGGCGCGCGGTACCGCCGGCGCGGCCGCCTGCCCGCGGGGCGGTGGACGGCCGTCGTCCCCGGTGCGGCGGGCGTGCCCGTCCCCGTCCGCGGCACGCTCCCTCCGTGCCGGGGCACGGCCGCCCGCCGATAGGCTGCTGCGGTGGGTTCACCAGCGACATCGGGCGGCGGTTCCGGCGCGGCCCCCGGCGCGCGGCTGCGCGTGGTCCTCGCCGACGACGAGCGGATGATCCGCGCGGGCATGCGCGCCATCCTGACCGCCGATCCCGGGATCGACGTGGTCGGCGAGGCCGCCGACGGAGCCGAGGCCGTGGCCCTCGTGGCCGAGCACCGGCCCGACATCGCCCTGCTGGACGTGCAGATGCCCGGCACCGACGGCCTCGCGGCCACCGAGGCCATCACCGCGCACCACCCCGGCACCGCCGTGGTCATCCTGACGACGTTCTCCGAGGACGCCTACATCGCCCGCGCCCTCAGCGGCGGCGCGAGCGGGTTCGTGCTCAAGACGGGCGACCCCCGCGACCTCGTCGCCGGACTGCGCGCCGTGGCCCAGGGCGGGGCCTACCTCTCGCCCGAGGTGGCCCGCCGCCTCATCGCCGAACTGGGCGCCACGGGCACCGGCGGCCGCATGTCGCGGGGCGCCGCCGCGCGCGAGCGCACCGGCCGCCTGTCCGCGCGGGAGCGCGACGTCCTGGCCCTCATCGGCGAGGGCCTGTCCAACGAGGAGATCGCGGGCCGCCTGGGGATCGTGCCGGGCACGGCCAAGGTGCACGTCGGCTCGATCCTGGCCAAGCTGGACGTGCGCAACCGGGTGCAGGCGGCGATCCTGGCCTACGAGGCCGGGCTGGTGGCCGACGGCCCCTTCCCCCGGCACCGCTGACCGCCCACCCAAGACGGCGGCCGGGCGCCCCAGGAGGGACGCCCGGCACGGGGCCCGCGGCTGCCGTGGTCAGACGTCGCGCAGGCGCAGCTCGGTCCAGCCGACGATCATCGCCGCCGCGGCCCAGCCCACGACGACCGCGAGGTTGATCGGCCCGTCGTGCGGCGCGGTGTAGAACCCCACGTCACCGGCCGCGTAGAACTCGATCCCGGCGATCCCGGGGAAGTAGGCGGCCATGTCGTTGAGCGCCTGCACACCGCTGAGCTGCAGCACCAGCGGCACGCCGAGCAGCAGCAGGAACCCCAGCCCGATCGTGCCGGCGGTGCCGCGCAGGGCGGTGCCCAGCCCGACGAACAGCACGGCGAACAGCGCCATGCACAGGCCCGACCCGCCGACCGTGCCCAGCGCGTACCCGGCCCGCAGCGGCGCGTGCGCGCCGATGACCGTCCACACCGCGCCGATCCCCAGCGCCGTGGTCACCGCGCCCGCCACGAAGCCGAGCCCGGCCGTGACCAGGGCGCGCGCCGCCAGGACCCGGCCGCGCTGCGGCACCGCCAGCAGGGTCGTGGTGATGCCGCGGTTGGCGTACTCGTTGGTGGCCGCGAGCGCGCTCAGGATCAGCACGATGAACTGCACCAGGTAGAACACGCCCTGGGAGGTGACCTGGGAGTAGGAGAACGTCCCGGCCGATGCGGGGTCGTCGGCGATCCGGTCGGCCGCGGAGAACCCCATGAGCAGGCCGAACGCGATCATGACGGCGAACCCCAGGCCCAGGCACCACCACGTGGTGCGCACGGACGCCAGCTTGGTCCACTCCATCGCCACGGCGCGCCCGAAGGCGCGGGTCCGCGGCGGCGGCGCGGGCGCCGGGGCGGTCGGGCGCCCGGCGGCGGTGCGGGCGGGGGCGGCGGATTCGGTCACGGGTGGTGCTCCTTTCGGGGGCGACCGGAACCGGGGCGCGGAGCGGTCGCGGTGGGGACGGACGGGTGCCGGTGGCGCGGCCCGGGCCCGCGCCGCGCGGGCCCGGTGCCGAGGGCGGGGACCGGGGCCCCCGCCGCGCGGACGCGGGCGGGACGGGCGGTCACCGGCGGCGCCCCCGGCGCGGCGCGGGGGCGCCGGGCGCTCCCGGCCCCGGCGCGGCACCGGTGTCCGCCCGGCGTCCGGCCGCGTAGTGGACCGCCGACTCGGTGAGCTCCAGGTAGGCCTGCTCCAGGGACGTCTCCTCCCGGTAGAGGGAGTGAATCCGGGCCCCCGCCGCGTGGGCGATGTCGCCGACCGCCTCGGGGGCAAGGCCCCGCACCCGCAGTTCGCCGGGCGCCTCGGCCGCCACCTCCACCGGTTCGCCGCCCTCGGCGCGGGCGGCGCGCAGGCGCGCGGCCAGGTCGGCGGCGTCGGGGCTGCGCACCACCACGTGGGTGCGCGACCACGCCGCGATCAGCTCCGCCATCGGGGCGTCGGCGACCAGGCGGCCGCCGCCGACCACCACCAGGTGGTCGGCCACCAGTTGCAGTTCGCCCATCAGGTGGCTGGAGACGAACACGGTGCGGCCCTCGTCGGCGAGCCGGCGCACCAGGCCGCGCACCCACAGCACGCCGTCGAGGTCGAGCCCGTTGACCGGTTCGTCGAAGATGACGGTCGCGGGGTCGCCCAGCAGCGCGGCGGCGATGCCCAGCCGCTGGCGCATGCCCAGGGAGAACGCGCCGATGCGGCGGCGCGCCGCCGAGGCCAGGCCCACGGTCTCCAGCACCTCGCCGACCCGCGCGGCCGCGACACCGGTGCCCCGCGCCAGCGCCAGCAGGTGCGCGCGGGCGGTGCGGCCGGGGTGCCCGGCCGAGGCGTCCAGGAGCGCGCCCACCTCGCGCGCGGGCGCGGCGAGGTCGGCGTAGGGGCGGCCGTTGACCAGCGCCGTGCCCGACGTGGGGCGGTCCAGGCCGAGCAGCAGCCGCATCGTCGTCGACTTCCCCGCCCCGTTGGGGCCCAGGAAGCCGGTCACCCGCCCGGGTGCGACCTCGAAGGTCAGGCCGTCCACGGCGGTGGTCTCGCCGTAGCGCTTGGTCAGATCCCGTACTTTCAGCACCGCTGCGCCGTCCTTTTCACGGATGTCCGTTGAC encodes:
- a CDS encoding ABC transporter permease; this encodes MTESAAPARTAAGRPTAPAPAPPPRTRAFGRAVAMEWTKLASVRTTWWCLGLGFAVMIAFGLLMGFSAADRIADDPASAGTFSYSQVTSQGVFYLVQFIVLILSALAATNEYANRGITTTLLAVPQRGRVLAARALVTAGLGFVAGAVTTALGIGAVWTVIGAHAPLRAGYALGTVGGSGLCMALFAVLFVGLGTALRGTAGTIGLGFLLLLGVPLVLQLSGVQALNDMAAYFPGIAGIEFYAAGDVGFYTAPHDGPINLAVVVGWAAAAMIVGWTELRLRDV
- a CDS encoding ATP-binding cassette domain-containing protein, with amino-acid sequence MLKVRDLTKRYGETTAVDGLTFEVAPGRVTGFLGPNGAGKSTTMRLLLGLDRPTSGTALVNGRPYADLAAPAREVGALLDASAGHPGRTARAHLLALARGTGVAAARVGEVLETVGLASAARRRIGAFSLGMRQRLGIAAALLGDPATVIFDEPVNGLDLDGVLWVRGLVRRLADEGRTVFVSSHLMGELQLVADHLVVVGGGRLVADAPMAELIAAWSRTHVVVRSPDAADLAARLRAARAEGGEPVEVAAEAPGELRVRGLAPEAVGDIAHAAGARIHSLYREETSLEQAYLELTESAVHYAAGRRADTGAAPGPGAPGAPAPRRGRRR